Proteins encoded in a region of the Trypanosoma brucei gambiense DAL972 chromosome 11, complete sequence genome:
- a CDS encoding protein phosphatase 2A catalytic subunit, protein MDTIDQFLETVGKGVCPRESEVMKLCNKARSILDGESNTHVIRAPCTIVGDIHAQFFDLIEMFRVGGDVPDVNYVFMGDYVDRGHHGVETFLLLLALKVKYTSRVALLRGNHESRQITQVYGFYDECLRKYGSVNVWRYCTDVFDLLPLVCVVEEKILCVHAGLSPMISTVSQMEAIERRCEVPHEGAMCDLLWSDPEEIEGWGLSPRGAGYLYGEDVVRTFLESNKLDLLCRSHQLVMEGYKVMFNDALVTVWSAPNYCYRCMNVASILELDEHLNKNFKLFEAAPDDARESSKPTVPDYFL, encoded by the coding sequence ATGGACACGATAGACCAGTTCCTGGAAACTGTCGGGAAGGGGGTATGCCCCCGGGAATCTGAGGTTATGAAGTTGTGTAATAAGGCGCGCAGTATTCTTGATGGGGAATCAAACACGCATGTTATTCGCGCACCGTGTACGATCGTGGGTGACATTCATGCTCAATTTTTTGATCTTATTGAGATGTTTCGTGTGGGAGGTGATGTTCCTGACGTCAATTATGTATTTATGGGCGACTACGTCGATCGCGGCCACCATGGTGTGGAGACATTTCTCTTACTGCTTGCCCTTAAGGTGAAGTATACCAGTCGCGTAGCACTCCTTCGCGGCAATCACGAGTCCCGCCAAATCACCCAAGTCTACGGTTTCTACGACGAGTGCCTTCGTAAGTACGGAAGTGTAAACGTGTGGCGCTACTGCACAGATGTATTTGATCTCCTTCCTCTCGTGTGTGTTGTCGAGGAAAAGATACTGTGTGTGCACGCCGGGCTTTCGCCAATGATTTCCACTGTAAGTCAAATGGAGGCTATCGAGCGCCGGTGTGAGGTACCGCATGAAGGGGCCATGTGTGATCTCTTATGGTCAGATCCTGAGGAAATTGAAGGGTGGGGCCTAAGCCCGCGCGGCGCTGGATACCTCTACGGCGAGGATGTCGTACGTACTTTCCTTGAATCGAATAAACTGGACCTTCTGTGCCGTTCGCACCAGCTTGTGATGGAAGGTTACAAGGTAATGTTCAACGATGCGCTTGTGACAGTCTGGTCGGCGCCGAACTATTGCTATCGCTGCATGAATGTCGCCTCGATTCTAGAGTTAGACGAACACCTcaacaaaaattttaaaCTTTTTGAGGCCGCTCCGGATGATGCACGGGAGTCGTCCAAGCCTACTGTGCCGGATTATTTCTTGTAA